GCTTTGTAGTGAATTCCTTTTCGTATGCAGTGGCAAGTAAAAGCCACAAAGGGGCAGCAGCGAGCAAGTTATGAACAAACATCTGACACAGGCGAAAGAAGAGCATTGACAGGCAATGGCAGACCTTGAAACTTCATGAATAGTTTGACAGTCAAATCTTATGTTAATTAGTTAACTGTAAGTAATTGTTtgcaagggttagggttataccAAAAAGATGAAGGAGATGGATGCATTTAATGGTTCTTTCATTGTTCGTTTTAAGGCATTTAGCTTCTGCCCATTCCTCCTTGAGACATTTGGCGCAACTGGTCCAGTTTCTATTCCAAATAAGGCTCATCTAGCACCCTGAAAACCTAGCAGCGACACAATGCCACTGCTCTTTTTTAAGCCCTGAGCCCATGTTTCTTTATGACTGGAGACCAACTGGGGTCTTTAGGGGGTaaagaggcagggagggaggggcgAGGGGTGTTACTGTAGCAGAGTCTTGAGGAGCAGGAGCGTTTgcttactccccccccccccccccatctcacGAGCTAGCCTACACAGGAGAAACCAAACACCTTCAGGAGGAATGGGAGTAAAAATAGAGCTCATCTGTCCAGGGGTGTGGTCTCTCAGACATGTCTGTCATGGTAGTGCACTCCTACAAATGTCCTCCAACTCTTTTCCTTCTGTACTTAAGCTGTGGGACAAGATACTGTAGTCTGTCAGCGTACACACACTAGCTATTCACACATTAGTGAATTATCTCATGCACACGTTCTCTCTGTCGGTACACATGTGGTCTTCCTCTactgtgtctgtctttctttctttctttctttttttttatgaattctGAGAGAGATTTTTCCCTAAGTTGTACACCCAAATTTTGAATTTGGAGTACTTAGACGGACTCTGCTCACAAAATGATGCTTTACGGatgaaaacatttctatttttgttatATTGACTGAAAATTTCTCCAAGGCTTTTGTACACTGCGcaaaattcaacaaaaaaatgaaacaaagccAATGCAGACATTTAATTACTCAAGTTTCATACAGTCAAGGAGCAATTATGTTTTTCAGCTatggaaaacacagaaaatgaataCTTGTCAATCACTGATATTCAAAGAGCAAGTTACATTTGCTATATTTGTCATGAGCGATATAAAGAATCAAGGCCCCATTTGTTGGGTAAAACTAGTCAAACATCCTGGGTCAAagataaagcttttttttattggtcacaattggaaaaaaaacaacataaaacaatagTTAATGGTTTTCTATCAGTAAATTAAGCCAAATGTGCAGCTACttttaaattgaaattgaattaCCTTAATTAAACTTGACCAAAACATCAGTATAGTACTTCATTGCCAATTTTGAACCATTTTTGACAAATTAAACAACTATATATTGATGTGCTTTGGTGCCTTTTAAACCACtgaaatattttcattcattaaaaacactGGTGAATTATTAACGATAAAACAGATTATGAAGGGTTACACATTTCGTACAACCAAGGCATCTTCTGTGGGTGTTTTGTCAACTGTCTGCAGCTGAGTAAATACAAATTTCTAGAACATTCAGTGGAGAAACCTGGACCAGTATGTCACTTACATCAAACCATATCTGGTCATTTCACCCCTTTCTCAGATACCATTCatcaaaatattacattttctacAGTTTAATAGCTAGTTATTTGCATCTGCTGCATTAAAACGATTCCTTTTGATATTGCCATCAGTACCATGGAGAGCGCTGATGAAGATGGAAACATTACTGAAGCAGCCATGCGCATAGTTCATTTAACCTCCATAGATTATGCAGTGAAGTCTTTACTTCTGGGCAACTTAATATATTATGATCCTTTTATCCCCTAAATTTAACTTCAATGTGATTATCTTTTCATGCAGTTGGATACATACACGCAGGATATTAAAGAAAATTTGAGCCATTTTCAATTACCATGTTATAGTGATTGTTCAAGTGCTGAACTGCCCTGCAAAATCTATTAATTTTGATAAAATCTATCATTTTTCCATGTGGTGAAGATAATGTGgtatgttttctttgtttttttttactgctttaaATCAACTGAGTGAAAGGTAATGTTCATGGAGCCTACATTCATGTAACTCAAggtctgtttatgtgtttacTGCCACTAAGCTTTCCAAATACCCGCCTGAATAGAATCAGCTTTTCGAATGGTTTTCACCTCGCTGTCATTAAAACATGAGAGGAGGAGCAAGTCCCACTGTTTAAAAATACCACATTGTAAGTGAGCTCTTTGGGCTTGGTGCCCCTTCTACAGTGGGACACTAGGTAGATGAGTTTTCTACATTTTCACCGACAGTTCAACTATTCTCTTTCAAAAGAGACAAACTTTTAATgtcaagaaaatgaaatatttagttCTTTATAGAAATAAGTTTAAAAGCTGTTTCATTCTTGGTACTTTAGGCACAGAGTCTTGACACTGTTCTTTGGTCTTCTAAAAATAACCCTGTCCCCTTCTAAAGGCCTACTCCCACAGCTCTGAGGGTGCTCTCCTTTCCGTTTGCCCTAAGAAAGTTAAAGATGTTTCAACGTGTCATCTGATCCACTTCATTAGCATATGTGACATCACATTCCCGGGATAAATAAGAGGGGCTTGGACCATGGCTCAGGACCAGTCTGTCTAGGGACTTCAGGTTGTCTTCTTTCCACTCCTCCAGCTCCTACTCTCCAAAATGGTGTGTACATGATTGTGTTTCGGACCTTTTGGGTTGGGCAGTACCAGTGgagttacttttttttcctgtggcaTGGGTTTGGATACTAtctcttgaaaaaaaaatcaactctgGCTTATTGTTGCTCTGAAAGACTTTACAAATTGTAAAAAAGTTCACCTCTCTGAAGATTCTGAAATGTTGAAAATTAAAACTTTGGGTCCAGGATcacttttttgaaaaataccagGATCACTTTCTTGACAAATACCTTCACATATCTAAATGCGAGGAACCTGTCTATAACTaaattatacagtacatatatatttgtgttttggacAATTTACAGCAATAAATTCTAAGACAGAGTTGCAGACAGAAAAATCTTACATAAACTGGATTTTGACTATTTCTATAAACATAAatcatttgattttattcatttctctgtgCTATATGTGCACGTATTCATAAATATACCTTTGCGTTTGTGCGTTTTTGTCTATTCTTATGTGACAGGCCGacgctgcagctccagcacCAGAAGCAGCACCAGCTGCACCTGCAGCACCAGCAGGTGGCACTGAGTTCACAGCAGACCAGATTGAGGGTAAGTGAGGAAAAAGCAAGATTCTTGAAAAACAGTAGTGAGAATGCTGCTTTCTGACCATCACGCATGATGACATTTACTTACAAAACAGCAGGAGAGGGTATAcagttatttttgtattatggGATTTTTCAGCAATAGTCACTCTAAACAAACTCCCAAAGTAGATACAGGCTTGCCTAGCTTAAACTTTAGTCCAAATGAACTGCTAGACCGCCATAGGACATGACATTCCACAGACTTGTCCAGTTGTCGAGTTGTCTATTCTAAGCTGATCTAGCCTTGTCTTGCAAGCCGCAGTGGCTCTTGCACATCAGAGGTGTTAATCCCCATGCCAAGGTTTAAGATGCAGGCCCAGTGGCATCCGCTTACAGAAGGAATCCAAACCTTGATCCCCCTAGCACCATCCCCAATGCTTTTGTTCAGTGTAGAAAGACATGTCATCTATAAGCATTGCTTTGTGTTAGGTGGAAGGCATTTGTTGTGGCTCTACGTGTGTGCATGTCATCTACATAGTATTTTCTATAGATATTATAAGTTCTTGCATCATTTGTATACTCATGTAGATGTGATAAACCTTGAACTTTACCAGTTACCATTTATCTCTTAAAGTTCAGGGAAATATTCAAGTATTGTTCTTGGGACCCTTTTTAATTTTGAAAATCTTAACAAACCCCCCCAAAAGGTGCTGCTTCTGCACAGTCGGGTAGATTTATACTTTCTGCATTAAGTTGATAGCCAGTGAAATACATGCCGGCCATGTAAGACAAGGTATTGGTTACACTGCTGTCAGCATTTTTATGTTTAACTTGAGCAGGGCCAGGGGGCCATGCCTCTATATGGCCTGGGTTACTCTGTCAGGATGTATCAGTTTTCCCCCGATGTCACCCTAAATTCCTCCGAAATACAAGCAGAGGGAGGAatggggaggggtggggtggctgctgctgctgggaaatCAGCATTAATCTATCTGAAAGGTCACTCTGAGTTGCCTTCTTGAAGCATTCATAGAAATAGCTAACCTTTGTCCATGCCCCTCTTATTGCCTCCCTGTTCTCTGCTTGGATACAGCTGTTGCTCCCAATTAGCTATAAACAATGGCGGAAGTATGCAGCTTCTGCTGTCTTTGATCCTCTAACACAGTGTGGCACCACATAGCTGCCATAGTTGACTAAGAACCTTggatagaaagaaaagaaaacccaaaGGGGATGGATCTCATGGGAACCAAAAAGAGAATTTCGCAAACATGTCATGCCATGCCACAGTACTATGAAACATAACATTTGGCAGCAAGATCAaaagtattatattttatacCCAATAGCCCTGTTAGTCATTTTATATAGGTGTTTCACTGCAGCTTATGCTCTCATAGCATGTCAGATACTGAATCTTCTCTCCTGATTCTCTTGTCTCCGCCAGACTTCAAGGAGGCTTTCGGTCTCTTTGACAGAGTTGGTGACAGCCAGGTGGCCTTCAACCAGGTGGCTGACATCATGCGCGCTCTGGGCCAGAACCCTACCAACAAGGACGTTCACGCGATCCTGGGCAAACCAAGTAATGATGGTAAGACAACATTCAGACAAATCCAGATAAAACTGACCACATGAAACAGAAGAAACTGAAACATTGCCAGTCACACAGCAATATCTACCTAGCTTTTTCTACAAGACAGAAAAAGGTTTAACCTGCACCTGCAAGTGTGTATTAAATGGAGGAACAATGACTCTTATTATATGTAAGATGATGAGTGTGTTATTTGTTCTCTCAAAAGTTACAAAGTCCCCATTTCACTTTAAGCTTAAACCTAAACTTATTGTCATCAGCTGGTTAAACAGTCCTTTCTTTGACatagaaacactgaaaaaagtaGTCTAAACACCCCTAATTCTTCTGTGTTTAGTGATAAACACTTGATCTTGAGGTTTGCATTTGCAGCCATACACTCATTAATCATGGTGCCTTctgtggcattttttttttaactgacagACATGGCCAACAAGAGGCTCAACTTCGACGCTTTCCTGCCCATGCTGAAGACAGTTGACACTTACCCAAAGGGTACCTACGATGACTACGTTGAGGGTCTGCGTGTCTTTGACAAGGAGGGCAATGGCACAGTCATGGGCGCTGAGCTGCGTATCGTGCTGTCCACCCTGGGTGAGTCTCAAGTCACCTTCCCCAAATATAGAAGCACATAATTATAGTTTACTTAGCACGTACagtatgtgagcatgtgtgagaTTACATTTCTGACATCGATCCTTGTGGGTCTACAGGAGAGAAGATGAACGAGACCGAGATTGATGCCCTTATGGCTGGTCAGGAGGACGAGAACGGCAGTGTGCACTATGAGGGTAAGCTTTGACTTCCTAGTACTCTTTCTCATGTAATGTATGCCTTTTCCAGATTTATGGGTTCTTATTTCTTCAGCTTTTATGAGAATAGGTTCTTACTTCTTCTTATGGGTTctcatttcttcattcatttttacttcTCCAGCTTTTGTCAAGCACATCTTGTCCGTGTAAGAGGCCAGAAGGAGGAATGCTGAAGAAACTGTAGCCAGCCTACAGACAGCCCAACGGTGTTCAGGACATCTACACTGTTTTAAAGACCAACCAAGGAAAGACAAGGACTATGTACAAGGGATGTTGAAGCAACCCCATcttgttgtttattttgttttcctttccaTTTTGTTTCCAACCCTCCTGTTTCGGGACATCTGCTCTCCATTGTAGACCCCATCACTCAGCCTctactctcttcctctcttccccccGGGGGCGCGTCTCCACTCACCACATTTGGGGTGAGGAACGGGGGAGAAGGGGTGACCGCTCATCAAGTGAGGGTAGATCCCTCCCTTCCCACCGCCACCTCATACAGTAATACCATCACTGCCCCAGCAATGCCAAAGGTGCTGGGGAATGGTAGTGGATTGACCGCCAAAAGTCTCCCACTTCCctgaaaagttttattttattttcactctgTTCATTTCAGAATAAACTTTTCAAAAGTACATCCCATCATGGTTGAACCTTGATCTCTCATTGTCCACATCCTGTTGTAGATATATGATTTAGTATAAGGCATCAATATACTATATTTATGAATTTAGTGGGACAGAACTACAGAAAAGTGAAATGTCCTGATGATGGAAGATAAAAACTAGTCCATGAAAGCTAATAAATagagactgaaagaaaaaaagaaacacaatacaCTACTATACATTACTATAATGCTATAATTAGccctttttaaatttgtataCATGTAAGGTTTATTTGTAATCCAAATGTATTATCCATAGCCTCACATTACAATTATTTGGCTCCACAAAGCATCAAAGAATAGATTAAGACACAATTCATTCTAAGCTCAATTTCAAGTGACAGTTTTAGGggcacaaatatattttaaattatcctgtataaaaaaaacatccctaAAAGTCATGTACACaattaaacaacataaaaacccattatacatatatataatagttAGGGCAGAAGGTGTCGtaaaaaaaagcctttcagCTTTCAACCAGAACATATGTGTGAGGCCACATCATTATATAAGTCTATAAAGAGAATAGATGATGACTAAAGAGGCGTCAGACGAGGGAGGAGACGTGTAGTCCTTGGCCTAATAAATCCAAGGTAGGGGCCAAAGGGATCATTTCTGGCTGGGTCAGATATGTCAGTTATTTTGGGGACATGTGTTCAAGTATAACTGACCGATGACCTCTGCTGGGGTCAGGTGTCAATTACTGCTAAGCTTTCTTTGGGAAGacataaaaggaagtaggaaaaagacatattatttttaaaagaggCTTacctgtgtttttaatgtggaggaaatgaaggagcaATAATTCCAGACACACCATTTTGGCAGATTTGGGCAGACAGGTTCAACCattgattgaaaaaaatgttgcaacATTAAGAAAGCCTGCACTGCCCCCTTGTGGTGTCATGAAGAAGTTGACCCTTTATGGAGCACATCATGTTCAATATAAAATAAGGACA
The sequence above is drawn from the Scomber japonicus isolate fScoJap1 chromosome 24, fScoJap1.pri, whole genome shotgun sequence genome and encodes:
- the mylz3 gene encoding LOW QUALITY PROTEIN: myosin, light polypeptide 3, skeletal muscle (The sequence of the model RefSeq protein was modified relative to this genomic sequence to represent the inferred CDS: substituted 1 base at 1 genomic stop codon), producing MXQADAAAPAPEAAPAAPAAPAGGTEFTADQIEDFKEAFGLFDRVGDSQVAFNQVADIMRALGQNPTNKDVHAILGKPSNDDMANKRLNFDAFLPMLKTVDTYPKGTYDDYVEGLRVFDKEGNGTVMGAELRIVLSTLGEKMNETEIDALMAGQEDENGSVHYEAFVKHILSV